One genomic region from Leptospira tipperaryensis encodes:
- a CDS encoding 2-hydroxychromene-2-carboxylate isomerase, with product MQKIEFFFEFASTYSYLSVMRIEELIQNSKIEIVWRPFLLGPIFKEQGWNDSPFNVYPAKGKYMWKDMQRRARKYGADFLIPSVFPRNGLLASRIAIANENQPWISSFIRETFQANFVKDQDISRPEVLIPILKKVGADPDGILKNTSDEEVKILLRKQTERAKQLGIFGAPSFLVGDELFWGDDRLEDALEELRR from the coding sequence ATGCAAAAAATTGAATTTTTTTTTGAATTTGCAAGCACCTATTCTTATCTGTCAGTCATGAGAATCGAAGAGTTGATCCAAAACTCCAAGATCGAAATCGTCTGGAGACCGTTTTTGCTCGGTCCTATTTTTAAAGAACAAGGATGGAACGATTCTCCATTCAATGTTTATCCGGCGAAAGGAAAATACATGTGGAAGGATATGCAAAGAAGAGCCCGAAAATACGGGGCCGATTTTTTGATTCCGAGCGTATTTCCCAGGAACGGACTTCTGGCTTCCAGAATCGCGATCGCAAACGAAAACCAACCTTGGATCTCTTCTTTTATCCGAGAAACCTTTCAAGCCAATTTTGTCAAAGACCAAGACATCTCTCGGCCGGAAGTATTGATTCCGATTTTAAAAAAAGTCGGCGCTGATCCGGATGGAATTCTAAAAAACACATCCGATGAAGAAGTAAAAATTCTTCTTCGAAAACAAACGGAAAGAGCCAAGCAACTCGGAATTTTCGGAGCTCCCAGTTTTCTTGTGGGCGACGAGCTCTTCTGGGGAGACGATCGACTTGAAGATGCTCTGGAAGAATTGAGGAGATAG
- a CDS encoding alpha/beta hydrolase family esterase — protein MKHKTNCIFIIFLFFILFVTTQCRLLRNFRSVAQDGSRLEKLNVDGIERTYWIHLPEKKLSTADKLPLVLGLHGRLGNGKNIMEDSKFNLVSDREGFIVVYPDGIDRSWADGRGATPADKQKIDDVRFLEKLIDHISEIYPIAKEKIFIFGHSNGGFMTQRMLIEKTKRFRAGVSVSSQISEFILRNFEPAANVSVAFINGTKDGIVPYYGGYVRDGGEILSVEDSVDRWLQWNSCLKEPEIKKKDDKEDGTSVEIRSYDQCKVKTSVRLYKIIDGGHNWPGVNRKVPFIKMGTPTYEMDPTEEIWSFFKSKLEPESGK, from the coding sequence ATGAAACACAAAACAAATTGCATATTTATAATATTCTTATTTTTCATCTTGTTTGTTACAACACAGTGCAGGCTTTTACGCAACTTCCGTTCAGTCGCGCAAGACGGATCTCGACTGGAGAAACTGAACGTAGACGGAATCGAAAGAACGTATTGGATCCATCTCCCCGAGAAAAAACTTTCCACAGCCGACAAACTTCCCTTAGTTCTTGGACTTCACGGAAGACTCGGAAACGGAAAGAACATCATGGAAGATTCTAAATTCAATCTTGTTTCCGACCGCGAAGGTTTCATCGTAGTCTATCCTGACGGGATCGATAGAAGTTGGGCCGATGGAAGAGGAGCGACTCCGGCCGATAAACAAAAAATCGACGATGTTCGATTTTTAGAAAAACTCATAGACCATATTTCAGAAATTTATCCGATCGCTAAGGAAAAGATTTTTATCTTTGGACATTCCAACGGCGGCTTTATGACCCAGAGGATGTTGATCGAAAAAACGAAACGATTCCGAGCCGGCGTAAGCGTATCTTCCCAGATTTCAGAATTTATTCTCAGAAACTTTGAACCAGCCGCAAACGTATCCGTGGCGTTTATCAACGGAACAAAAGACGGAATTGTTCCGTATTACGGCGGTTATGTGAGAGACGGCGGGGAAATTTTGAGCGTCGAAGATTCCGTAGATCGATGGCTTCAGTGGAATTCTTGTCTCAAAGAACCCGAAATCAAAAAAAAAGACGACAAGGAAGACGGAACGAGCGTAGAAATCCGTTCTTACGATCAATGCAAGGTCAAAACTTCAGTTCGACTCTATAAGATCATCGACGGAGGTCATAACTGGCCCGGAGTCAACAGAAAGGTTCCATTTATTAAGATGGGAACCCCGACGTATGAAATGGATCCGACGGAAGAAATCTGGTCTTTTTTTAAATCGAAGTTAGAACCCGAATCGGGAAAATAA
- a CDS encoding alcohol dehydrogenase catalytic domain-containing protein, producing the protein MKIQFDAMDYRSDDSFETAKYQFEGSLETGWDISRNGKEYLHLGPGYKLLKSKLCGVCSTDLSRRFLPFPLPQVIGHEVIAEDLEQHNGIKQKYVVEINDTFEARGDDPVDEFCEEGIPTHSPERKVLGIDRLPGGFGPYILAPQNAAIPFANIPDKTAVLIEPFAASLQAVIASPPKKGDNVAVLGPRRLGSLVIAALAAYRTSSKIDFKISALARHDHLLKLSLNLGADEAIDLRKESLESLKERFAIVYDTTSTTSGFESAIRLSKRELHLKTTNGQEVFGVKKLTELVVDELSLLKFSDENLNFHWEKENRSNQTVYVAPSVGKISLPSHFKVYYGSIEEAETILLSKDFQGHVPRFDLGIAGTAEEIDLLIRPNSKHENSLIRPRSAILFKGESKGNSLLEFLNLGKSIHTSRCGDFHLAIKLLQENKKVTDALEKNMITHSYSPEKLSEAFTTAHTPEAIKVVITHA; encoded by the coding sequence TTCCAGAAACGGAAAGGAATACCTTCATCTTGGACCGGGATACAAACTTCTGAAATCCAAACTCTGCGGAGTTTGTTCCACCGATCTCTCCCGACGTTTTCTTCCTTTTCCCTTGCCTCAAGTGATCGGACACGAGGTCATCGCAGAAGACTTAGAACAACACAACGGAATCAAACAAAAATACGTTGTCGAGATCAACGACACCTTCGAAGCCAGAGGGGACGATCCCGTAGACGAATTCTGCGAAGAAGGAATTCCTACGCACAGCCCGGAAAGAAAGGTTCTTGGAATCGACAGACTCCCCGGCGGATTCGGTCCTTATATCTTAGCTCCGCAGAATGCAGCGATACCGTTCGCAAATATTCCCGATAAGACCGCGGTTCTCATCGAACCCTTTGCAGCTTCTCTGCAAGCTGTCATCGCTTCTCCACCAAAGAAAGGAGATAACGTAGCGGTCCTCGGTCCGAGAAGATTGGGAAGTCTCGTCATAGCCGCGTTAGCCGCTTATCGAACTTCTTCCAAAATCGATTTTAAAATTTCAGCGCTCGCAAGACACGATCATCTCTTAAAACTTTCCCTCAATCTTGGAGCGGACGAAGCGATCGATCTCAGAAAGGAAAGTTTAGAATCTCTGAAAGAACGTTTTGCGATCGTCTACGACACGACGAGCACAACTTCCGGATTTGAAAGCGCGATCCGACTTTCCAAACGAGAATTACATCTGAAAACCACGAACGGACAGGAAGTTTTCGGAGTCAAAAAACTCACAGAACTCGTGGTAGACGAACTCTCTCTTTTGAAATTCAGCGATGAGAATCTAAACTTTCACTGGGAAAAGGAAAATCGTTCCAATCAAACCGTCTACGTAGCTCCGAGCGTGGGAAAAATTTCTCTTCCATCTCATTTCAAAGTATATTACGGAAGCATTGAAGAAGCCGAAACCATTCTTCTTTCGAAAGATTTCCAAGGACACGTTCCTAGATTCGATCTTGGAATCGCGGGAACTGCGGAAGAAATCGATCTTTTGATTCGACCCAATTCAAAACACGAGAATTCTTTGATTCGTCCTCGAAGCGCGATCCTTTTCAAAGGAGAATCCAAAGGAAATTCTCTATTAGAATTTTTGAATTTAGGAAAATCGATCCACACTTCCCGTTGTGGGGATTTTCACCTCGCGATCAAACTTCTTCAGGAAAATAAAAAAGTAACCGATGCGCTCGAAAAGAATATGATCACACATTCTTATTCTCCCGAAAAACTTTCCGAAGCGTTTACGACCGCGCATACTCCCGAAGCGATCAAAGTAGTCATTACACATGCCTAA
- a CDS encoding YfeK family protein, with the protein MKKKLIWLFVSLLSFSIGAEDASNFQNDLNLLMNSLESCECKFIRNGAEHDPKEAREHMERKLKATDGKIQTIPSFIEYIGSKSSVTGKPYLVKFADGKTIESAVWLKGKWEEISKKKNEPAKAPKNKKK; encoded by the coding sequence ATGAAAAAAAAATTAATTTGGTTATTTGTTTCCCTCTTATCGTTTTCCATCGGAGCCGAAGACGCTTCCAATTTTCAAAACGATTTGAATCTATTGATGAACTCTCTAGAATCTTGTGAATGTAAATTCATCCGGAACGGAGCCGAACACGATCCCAAAGAAGCAAGAGAACACATGGAGCGAAAGCTGAAAGCAACGGACGGTAAAATTCAAACGATCCCGAGCTTTATCGAATATATCGGCTCTAAATCCAGCGTTACCGGAAAACCTTATTTAGTAAAATTCGCGGACGGTAAAACGATAGAATCCGCGGTATGGCTCAAAGGAAAATGGGAAGAAATTTCCAAAAAGAAGAACGAGCCCGCAAAGGCTCCGAAGAATAAGAAAAAATAA